The sequence GGTCGGCTGGTTCGCCGGCCGCATCCGGGCAGACCTGGACGGCGCCGTTCCGTAGACGTCGGCGAGCGCACCCGCCACCACCACCGCACCACGGCACCACCGAACGACAGCACCGCCGCACACCGCACGACCGCACCACCGCAGCGCGGCCCCCCGCACCGCGTCCGCCGCACGACCGAGCCCCCACGTACCGCTCGCTCCCGCCGTCCCCCTGCGGCCCCTACGGAGAGGACCCCATGTCCCCCGAGGCACTCCCCCCGACCAGACGCTCGTTCCTCCGCGCCGGCACCGCCGCCGCCCTCGCCCTCACCACCGCCGGCTGCGGCTTCGCCACCTCGGACGACCCGGCCGGCAAGGCGACCGCGGAAGCACCCATCGACGTCAAGGTCGACGGCGACCTCGTCTACTTCAACTGGGCGGACTTCGTCGACCCCAGCGTCTTCGAAGGCTTCCAGAAGGAGTACGGCGTCAAGGTCGTCCAGTCGAACTACGACTCGATGGAGGGCATGGCCGCCAAACTCAACGCCGGCAACCGCTACGACATCATCTTCCCCACCGCGAAATGGGCCGAGCGCCTCGCCACCGGCGGCCGGCTCCGTACGATCGACCACTCCCGGCTACGCGGCGCCGAAGCCGTGTTCGGCGGCTACGACTACTTCGCCGACCCCTGGTACGACCCCCGCTCCGCGCACACCGTCCCGTTCACCATGTACAAGACGGGCATCGGTTGGCGCCGGGACCGGCTCGGCGACCTGACCGGCTCGTGGGAAGACCTGTGGAACGAGAAGGCCAAGGGCAAGGTCTTCGTCCTCGACGACCGCGACGAGGTGCTCGGCCTGGGCGCGCTCAAACTCGGCCTCGGCCTCACCACCGGCGACCGGGCCGACCTCGACCGCGTCACCGACACCCTGCGCTCGCTCCGCCCCCGCCTGCGCGGCTTCTCCAGCGACAGCTACAACAACCTCCTCAACGGCAACGCCGACATGACCCAGGCGTGGAGCGGTGACATGGCCGCCATGCTCGCCCAGGCCGAGGACCCGTCCGTCTTCGGCTTCGAGGTCGCCCGCGAAGGCGCCCCCGTCAACTCCGACTGCTACGCCATACCCGCCAACGCGCAGCACCCCGGTACGGCGATGCTCTTCATCGACTACATGCTCCGCCCGGAGAACGTGAAGAAGAACATCGAGTACATCGGCTACCCGATGCCGGTCCGCGGCACCGAGGACACCTACGCCGCGCTCGTCGAACCGTTCCCGCAGTGCCTGGTGACCGCCGACGACCTGGCGGCCGACCTCTTCTTCCGCAACGGCGACGCGGCCGGCGAACGGGCCCGCGACGCCGCCTGGACCGACGTGAAGGCCGGCTGACATGGCGACACGCAGCAATCGCACCGGCACCGCGCTCGGGCCGCCCCAGGACCCGGCCGCGCCGAAGACGCCCGCCCCGGACCGGAAACGGCCCGAGGGCACGCCGGGCACCACCGCCCGGACACGGCAGCCACGCCTGTGGACCTGGCTCCTGCTCCCCGGCACCCTCTGGATGACCGGCTTCCTCGTCGCCTCCCTCCTGCTGGTCGCCACCCTCGCGCTCGGCACCACCGACCCCCTCGGCAACCCGCGCTTCGGACTCAACTTCGCCAACCTCACCGCGCTGGCCGACCCCGCCTACAGCACCGTCCTGTTGCGCTCCCTCGGCTACGCGCTGATCACCTGCCTCATCAGCCTGGCCGTGGCCTACCCGGTCGCCTACGCCATCGCGCTGCGCGGCGGCCGCTTCAAGAACCTGCTGATCGCCGCGATCGTCGTCCCGTTCTTCGCGAACTACCTGGTCCGGATGTACGGCTGGTCCGTCGTCCTCTCCGACGACGGCCCGCTGCTCAGGGCCCTGCGCGCGATCGGGCTCGCCGACGGCGACACCAAGATCCTGCAGACCGGGGTGGGGGTCGTCGCCGGACTCGTCTACGGCTTCGTGGTCTTCATGATCATCCCGCTGTACGCGGCGATGGAGCGCATGGACACCTCGCTCATCGAGGCCGGCCGCGACCTCTACGGCGGCCCCCTGCGCACCTTCCTCTTCGTCACCGTCCCCGCCACCCGGCAGGGAGCGGCCGCCGGCTGCGTCCTCGTCTTCCTGCCCGCCATGGGCGACTTCGTCAGCGCCCAGCTCATGGGAGGCCCCGACCAGATCATGATCGGCAACCTGATCCAGGACAAGTTCTTCCAGGGGCAGAACTGGCCGCTGGGCTCCGCCCTCACCATGCTGCTGATGGCGGTCCTGTTCCTCGGGATGCTCGGCTACCTGCGACGCACCCGCAAGGACGAGGCGGAGGCCGCCCGATGAGCACCGACACCGACACCGACACAGACACCGGCACCGGCTCCGGCACCGGTACGGCCACCGACGACACCGGCACCCGTACCCGCACCGGCGCCCCGCGGCGCCGCCGGCGCGGAGCCGAGCGCCGCCCCCGCTTCGCCATCGCCGTCACCGCCCTCTTCTTCGCCCTCCTCTACCTCCCGGTCGGCGTCGTCGTCCTCTTCTCCTTCAACTCCCAGAAGTCCCTCACCGTCCTCGACGGCGTCAGCCTCCGCTGGTACGAGGCCCTCCTGCACGACGAGGTGCTCCTCGACTCGCTCGGCATGAGCCTGCGGGTGTCCCTGGTCGCCATGGCCGGCTCGCTCGTCCTCGGCGTGGCCCTGGCCCTGGGCCTCGTACGCAGCCGCAGCCGCCTCGGCTCCTTCGCCGGCCTGATCATGCTCGTCCCGCTGATCACCCCGGAGATCGTCACCGGCGTCGCGGCGATGCTCCTCTTCAAGGGCCTCGGCATCACCCTCTCCACCACCACCGTGATGCTCGCCGAGATCACCTTCTCCATCTCCTACGTGACGGTCATCCTCCGCTCCCGCATCGCCGCCCTCAATCCGGAGGTGGAGGAGGCCGCCATGGACCTCGGCGCCACCCGAGGACAGGCATTGCGCCTGGTGACCCTGCCCGCGCTGCTGCCCAGCATCCTCGCGTCCGCGGTGCTGATCTTCGCCCTCGTCTTCGACGACTTCGTCCTCGCCTACTTCACCACCGGCGTCGATCCGCAGCCGCTGTCCGTGCGCATCTACTCGGCGATCAGGTTCGGCGTACAGCCCACCATCAACGCCGTCGGCACCCTGATGCTGGTCGGCTCCATCGGCCTCATCGTCCTCGCCCTCGCCATCCCGCGCCTGTTCGGGCGCAAGGGCGGCCTCGACCTGCTCTCCGGGAAGTGACACCCATGCCCACCGCACCCGAGCCCCCGATCGCCCACGCGCAGACCCCCTCGACCCCGCTGACCCCGACACCCATCCACCCGACCCCCGCCGTCCGGCTCGACCGCGTCAGCAAGCAGTACCCCGCCGCCGGCGGCACCTACGCCGTACGCGACGTCGAACTCGACATCGCCCCGGGCGAGTTCTTCTCCCTCCTCGGCCCCTCCGGCTGCGGCAAGACCACCCTCCTGCGGATGATCGGCGGATTCTCCGACCCCAGCACGGGCAGCGTCCTCCTCGACGGCCAGGACGTCACCGGCCTGCCGCCCAACAAGCGCAACGTCAACACCGTCTTCCAGAGCTACGCCCTCTTCGACCACCTCTCGCTCGCCGACAACGTGGCCTTCGGCCTCAAGCGCAAGGGCGTCGGCCGCGCCGAGATCCGCGAACGGGTCTCCGGCATGCTCGACCTCGTCCAGCTCGGCCACCTGGCCGACCGCAAGCCGACCACCCTCTCCGGCGGCCAGAAACAACGCGTCGCCCTCGCCCGAGCCCTCGTCAACCGGCCCCAGGTGCTGCTCCTCGACGAACCGCTGGCCGCTCTCGACCTCAAACTCCGCCGCCACATGCAGGTCGAGCTCAAGCAGATCCAGCGCGAGGTCGGCATCACCTTCGTCTTCGTCACCCACGACCAGGACGAGGCACTGACCATGTCGGACCGCCTCGCCGTCATGAACGAGGGCCGCGTCGAGCAGTGCGGCACGCCCGAGGACGTCTACGAGCGCCCCACGAGCAGCTTCACCGCCTCCTTCATGGGCACCTCCAACCTCGTCCCCGGCACCTACCGCGCCGGCCGGGTCGTCCTCGACGACGGCCCCGAACTGCCCGTCGGCCACCGGCCCGCCGTCACCGAGGGCAGCAGGGTCAACCTCTCGATCCGCCCCGAGAAGATCTGGCTGTCCGACCTGGAGCCGGACATGGCCCGCGCCACCGGAGTCGTCCGCGAGACCGTCTACTGCGGCCCGACCACCACCTACCTCATCGAACTGGCCCCCGGCATCACGGTGTCCGTACTGGAGCAGAACACGGTCCGCTCCCGCAGGGAGGACCGCTGGAGCGGCGGCGAACGCGTGGAGATCGGCTGGAAGCCCGAACACTGCCTCGTCCTGGACTGAAGCCGCCCCGGCCCGCCCCGGCCCGCCCCGGCACACCCCGGTTCCGAACCGATCGCGCCCTCACCGAAGGACACCCCCATGAACCACGACGTCATCGTGCTCGGCGCCGGCCTGGCCGGCCTCGCCGCCGCACGCGACCTCGCCGCCGGCGGAGCCGACGTCCTCGTCGTCGAGGCCCGGGACCGGGTCGGCGGACGCGTCGAACAGACCGAACTCCCCGACGGACGGCTGGTCCAGCTCGGCGGAGAGGTCGTCGGCCGCGCCCACACCGCCTACCTGGGCCTCGCCGCGGAACTCGGCCTCACCCTGGTCCCCAGCTACGTCGCCGAGCCCGGCGCCCTCACCCGCGCCACGCCCGAAGGGGTCTCCGACGGCGACATTCCCCACTGGTTCGGCCCCGGCGACGACGCCTGCCACGAGAAGGTCACCGCCGCCTTCCGCGCACTCGCCCAAGCCGTCGACCCGGCCGACCCCTGGTCCCACCCCGACGCGACGGCCCTCGACGGCACCTCCGTCGCCGCATGGCTACGCGCCCAGGGCGCGACCCCGGCCGTCGTCCGCCTCTGGGAGATAGGGCAACTCGCCCTCGCCGACGGCTCGTACGAGCGCACCTCCCTGCTCGCCGCCCTGCGCAAGCACGCGGCCGTCCCCGGCCCCGGCGCCTACGACTACGAGGCCTGGGAGGGCCTGCGGGTCGCCGAGGGATCCGCCACGGTGGCCCTGCGCATGGCCTCCGCCCTCGCCGGACGCATCCGTACCGGCGCACCCGTCGAAGCCGTCACCATCCGCCGCCCCGGCCCGTGCACCGTCCGCCTGGCCGGCGGGGAGGCCCTCACCGCCGGCGCCGTCGTCAGCGCCCTGCCCGTCGGCCCGCTCCGCCAGGTCGCCGTCACCGGCGTGTCCGACGAGCGACTGGCCTCCCTGCACCGTCAACGCCAGGCCCTGGCAGCGAAGTTCGTCGCCGCGTACGACCGGCCGTTCTGGCGCGACCTCGGCCGCAGCGGCCTCTCCGAATGCGAAGGGGTCCTCGGCAGTACCTGGCCGCAGAACGACGGGATCCTCTCCGCCCTCGTCCCACCCGAGAGTCTCGGTGTCCTGCTCGGCACGCCCGCCCCGCTGCGCACCCGTGAACTCCTCGACGACATGGCCCGCCTCTACGGCGACGCGGCGTACCGGCCGCTCGCCACCTACGTCCGGATGTGGGGCACCGACCCGTGGACCCAGGGGTACGTGACCCAGTGGACCCCCGGCGACGTCATGGCCGTCGGCCGCCACCACGGCACCCACGAACCACCCTTCTACGTCTGCGGATCCGACCAGTGGGTCGCCGGCTACATGGAAGGCGCCGTACGCACCGGACGCGCCGCCGCCGAGGAGGCGCTGCGCCGTGGCTGACACCGACCCCGTGCTCAACCACATCGCGGGCACGGACCGGCCCGCCGCCTCGGGGGAGACCATGGAACTGGTCGACCCCGCCACCGGCTCCCCGCACGGCCACGCCCCACGCTCCCGCAAGGCCGACACGGACGCCGCCTGCGCGGCGGCCGTGGCCGCCTCCGCGCACTGGTCCACGACCACCCCCGCCGTACGCCAACGCGCCCTGCTCGCGATCGCCGACGCCATCGAGGAGCACGCCGAGGACTTCGTGGCCGCCGAGACCGGCGACACCGGCAAACCGTCCCGCCAGTTCCGGACGGAGGAACTGCCCGCGATCGTCGACACCGTCCGCTTCTTCGCCGGAGCCGCCCGCAACCTGCCGGGCCTCGCCGCGGCCGAGTACACCGAAGGCCGTACCTCCGTACTACGCTGTGAACCGGTCGGGGTCTGCGCCCAGATCACCCCGTGGAACTATCCGCTGATGATGGCCGTGTGGAAGATCGCCCCCGCGATCGCCGCCGGAAACACGACCGTGCTCAAGCCCGCCGACACCACTCCCTCGTCGTCCGCGCTGCTGGCCCGTGTCGCGGCCGAGCACCTTCCGCCCGGCGTGCTCAACGTGGTCTGCGGCGACCGCGACACCGGCCGCACCCTCACCGCGCACCCCGACGTCGCGCTCATCGCGGTCACCGGCAGCGTGCGCGCCGGTCGGCAGATCGCCGCGGCTGCGGCCGCCGACCTCAAGCGGGTCCACCTGGAGCTCGGCGGGAACGCTCCGGTCCTGATCCACGAGGACGTGGACGTCGAGGCGACCGCCGCGGCCCTCGCCGCGGTCGCCTTCTACAACGCGGGCCAGGACTGCACCGCGCCCACCCGGCTGCTGGTCCACCGGCGGGTGCACGACGCGTTCCTCGCGGCGTTCGCGGCCGAGGCGGGCGCCCTGCGCACGGGCGGTCCGGAGGAACCGGACGCCGACTTCGGTCCGCTGAACAACGCGGCCCAGCTGGCGTCCGTACGGTCCCTGCTCGACCGGCTGCCGCGGCGCGCCGAGATCGTCACCGGCGGCGCGCGCCTGGCGCGCCCCGGCTTCTTCCACGAACCCACCGTCGTCGCCGGTGTGCACCAGGACGACGAGATCGTGCAGGAGGAGATCTTCGGCCCCGCCGTGACCGTGCAGCCCTTCGCGGACGAGGCGGAGGCCCTGTCCCTGGCCAACGACGTCCGCCACGGCCTCGCCGCCAGTGTGTGGACGACGGACCACGACCGGGCGATGCGCGCGACCCGAGCCCTGCACACCGGCATCGTCTGGGTGAACACCCACGGCACCACCGTCTCCGAGATGCCTCACGGCGGGGTCAAGCACTCGGGCTACGGCAGCGACCTCTCGATGGCCGGCCTGCTGGACTACACCCAGGTCAAGCACGTCATGCTGTGAGCCCGCCCCGGGCCTCTCGGGTGTTGCGGACGTCCGGCGGGTCCGGCGGGTCCGGGTGGGCGGCGGTCTCCACGTGCAGGGCCGCGCGGCCGCTCCACGCGGCGCGCGAGACGTCCGCGCAGCCGGAGCCCTGCCCGACCCAGGAGGTCAGCAGGCCGGCGGGACGGACCAGCGGGGCCACCTCGAACGCCGACAGCTGCCCGCATTCGATGACCGCGCCGAGGTGGGCGAGGGTGACGGCGCCCGGGTCCTCGCGGGCGTCGAAGGCGACGCTCATGGTCCGCAGGGCGCGGCGCGCCGACTCGGCACTCTCCCCCAGCGGTCCGGTGTCGCCGGGTGGCCGCCACTCGGGTACCCAGGTCGACGGCGGAGGCCGCCACGGCTGTCGGGCCGCCGGCTCGGGCGCCGGTGGCGGCAGCCCGCGCCCCGGGCGGGCCGGCTGCCCGCTGCGGAGGACGACCGCCACCTCGGGCGGGCAGTCGGGACGCCGGGCCAGTACGTCCGCGGCCGTGCGCGGCAGGCGGCGGCCCAGCCGGGCCGCCGCGATCAGCGCCCAGTCGAGCCGGTAGGGCTCCTTCAGGACGCGCCCCGTCGCGCGCCGGGCCCGCCAGGGATCCGGAGCATTACGGTGCGCGACGCGGAGGGCTCGTAGCAGGGCGCCGGTGCCGAGCCGACGTTCGAGGGCCGTCTCCAGGAACGGCTCCGGATCCGCTTCGGCGCAGGCCAGGGCGATGTCGACGTCGGTCGGGTCCTCGTGGCCGGGCAGCGCGGCGGCCACCTCACGCACCCGGGCCGTTCCGCCGTGGGCGCGTACCGTCGCCCAGGCGCAGGACGGGGTCGCTGACGGGGGAGGGGGCCAGGCAACCGAGGTGGAACCGCACCGTCTGCCGCTCACTTTGGGAAAGCCCGTCCGCCGCCCCTACCACCGCTTCCCCCGTCCGCCGCCCCGCCGTGCCCTCCCCGGCCCGCCCGGATCCGCACCCTGACAAGATCAGCCGTTCAGGGAGGCCATCAGCTCGGGTGCGTAGCGGTCGCCCGAGGCCACGCCGTGCGGTGCGACGGCGTCGATGGCGGCCAGTTCCTCGGGGGTGATCGTCACCGTGGTGGCGGCGATGTTCTCCTCCAGGTAGCGACGGCGCTTGGTGCCCGGGATGGGGACCGCGCCCTGCCGGAGCGTCCAGGCCAGGGCGAGCTGCGAGGGGGTGACGCCCTTCTCCGCGGCGAGCCGGCGCACCTGCTCCACGATGGCCAGGTTGCGGTGGAAGTTCTCGCCCTGGAATCGCGGGTCGCTGCGGCGGAAGTCGTCGTCGGCGAAGTCGTCGGGGCTGGTGATGGCGCCGGAGAGGAAGCCGCGTCCGAGCGGGGAGTAGGCGACGAGTCCGATGCCGAGGTCCCGGAGGGTGTCGAGGACGCCGTCGTGTTCGATGCCGCGCTCGAAGAGGCTGTACTCGGTCTGTACGGCGGCCAGCGGGTGCACGGCGTGGGCGCGGGCGATCGTGGTGGGGGAGACCTCGCACAGCCCGATGTGGCGGACCTTGCCGGCCGCGACCAGCTCGGCCAGGGCGCCGACGCTCTCCTCGATCGGCACGTTCGGGTCGACGCGGTGCAGGTAGTACAGGTCGATGTGGTCGGTGCCCAGGTGGCGCAGGGACCGGTCGGCCGAGCGGCGGATGTACTCGGGGCTTGCGTTGTGGCCGACGAAGGCGCCCTCGTCGGAGAACTCGACACCGGTCTTCGTGGCGACCACGGCGGCCTCACGGCGGCCGGCCAGGGCCTTGCCGAGCAGCTGCTCGTTGCGGAAGGGGCCGTAGCCCTCGGCGGTGTCGAGGAGGGTGACGCCCAGCTCCAGGGCGCGGTCGATGGTGGCGAGGGATTCGGTCTCGTCGGTGGCACCGTAGTGGGCGCTCATCCCCATCAGGCCGAGGCCTTCGGCGCCGACCTTCAGGCCCTGACCGCCCAGTGCGCGGATCTCCATGGTGTGCTCCTCGTTCAGAAGTAACTAACTGGATAGTTCGAGTCTGCGACGACCCGGCCAGGTTTGTCAATAACTGGATAGTTACTTGCTAGGCTGCGGCCATGGCACGGGACTCCAGCGCGACCAAGGCACGGCTGCTCGACGCGGCCTTCACCGAGTTCGCCACGTACGGCATCGCGGGTGCGCGCGTCGACCGCATCGCCGAGACGGCGCAGGCGAACAAGCGGCTCATCTACGTCTACTACGGCAACAAGGAGCAGCTCTTCGACGCCGTGCTCCAGCGGGCTCTCGCGACGGGCTCCGAATCCGTCGCCTTCGACGTGGAGGACCTGCCCGGCTACGCGGGGGCGGTCTTCGACCACCTCGTCGAGCGGCCCGAGCTGATGCGCCTCGTGCTGTGGAAGCAACTGGAGCGCCCGGGGTCCACGGACGCCGAGTCCTCGTCCTACGAGGGCAAGATCGCGGAGGTTCGACAGGCGCAGGAAGCGGGCCGGATCGACGCCGGCGTGCCCGCGGCCGATGTGCTGACGCTGGTCATGGGCCTGTCACAGGCCTGGTTCGGCGCGATGGGCGGCCCGGCGGCGGGCGCGGCGGGCACCGGCTGGGCAGCCGAGCGGCTGGCCGAGCACCGCGCGGCGGTGGTGGAAGCCGTCCGCCGGATCACCACGCCCGCACCCCCCGCCGACGGGGCCTGACGCAGGCCCGGTCCGTCCGTGGTCAGCGGTACGGCCCGGCGAACTCCAACAGGGTCCGCTCGTACCGCCCGCCGAAGCCCACCCGGGTCACGTCCTCGAACGGGAACTTCGACAGCTCGGGGCGCCATCGCGCCTCGGTGTCGACCTCCCGCAGCCGCAGCGACTTCGG comes from Streptomyces virginiae and encodes:
- a CDS encoding aminobutyraldehyde dehydrogenase, with translation MELVDPATGSPHGHAPRSRKADTDAACAAAVAASAHWSTTTPAVRQRALLAIADAIEEHAEDFVAAETGDTGKPSRQFRTEELPAIVDTVRFFAGAARNLPGLAAAEYTEGRTSVLRCEPVGVCAQITPWNYPLMMAVWKIAPAIAAGNTTVLKPADTTPSSSALLARVAAEHLPPGVLNVVCGDRDTGRTLTAHPDVALIAVTGSVRAGRQIAAAAAADLKRVHLELGGNAPVLIHEDVDVEATAAALAAVAFYNAGQDCTAPTRLLVHRRVHDAFLAAFAAEAGALRTGGPEEPDADFGPLNNAAQLASVRSLLDRLPRRAEIVTGGARLARPGFFHEPTVVAGVHQDDEIVQEEIFGPAVTVQPFADEAEALSLANDVRHGLAASVWTTDHDRAMRATRALHTGIVWVNTHGTTVSEMPHGGVKHSGYGSDLSMAGLLDYTQVKHVML
- a CDS encoding ABC transporter ATP-binding protein, producing the protein MPTAPEPPIAHAQTPSTPLTPTPIHPTPAVRLDRVSKQYPAAGGTYAVRDVELDIAPGEFFSLLGPSGCGKTTLLRMIGGFSDPSTGSVLLDGQDVTGLPPNKRNVNTVFQSYALFDHLSLADNVAFGLKRKGVGRAEIRERVSGMLDLVQLGHLADRKPTTLSGGQKQRVALARALVNRPQVLLLDEPLAALDLKLRRHMQVELKQIQREVGITFVFVTHDQDEALTMSDRLAVMNEGRVEQCGTPEDVYERPTSSFTASFMGTSNLVPGTYRAGRVVLDDGPELPVGHRPAVTEGSRVNLSIRPEKIWLSDLEPDMARATGVVRETVYCGPTTTYLIELAPGITVSVLEQNTVRSRREDRWSGGERVEIGWKPEHCLVLD
- a CDS encoding aldo/keto reductase, whose translation is MEIRALGGQGLKVGAEGLGLMGMSAHYGATDETESLATIDRALELGVTLLDTAEGYGPFRNEQLLGKALAGRREAAVVATKTGVEFSDEGAFVGHNASPEYIRRSADRSLRHLGTDHIDLYYLHRVDPNVPIEESVGALAELVAAGKVRHIGLCEVSPTTIARAHAVHPLAAVQTEYSLFERGIEHDGVLDTLRDLGIGLVAYSPLGRGFLSGAITSPDDFADDDFRRSDPRFQGENFHRNLAIVEQVRRLAAEKGVTPSQLALAWTLRQGAVPIPGTKRRRYLEENIAATTVTITPEELAAIDAVAPHGVASGDRYAPELMASLNG
- a CDS encoding ABC transporter permease; this encodes MSTDTDTDTDTGTGSGTGTATDDTGTRTRTGAPRRRRRGAERRPRFAIAVTALFFALLYLPVGVVVLFSFNSQKSLTVLDGVSLRWYEALLHDEVLLDSLGMSLRVSLVAMAGSLVLGVALALGLVRSRSRLGSFAGLIMLVPLITPEIVTGVAAMLLFKGLGITLSTTTVMLAEITFSISYVTVILRSRIAALNPEVEEAAMDLGATRGQALRLVTLPALLPSILASAVLIFALVFDDFVLAYFTTGVDPQPLSVRIYSAIRFGVQPTINAVGTLMLVGSIGLIVLALAIPRLFGRKGGLDLLSGK
- a CDS encoding ABC transporter permease, whose protein sequence is MATRSNRTGTALGPPQDPAAPKTPAPDRKRPEGTPGTTARTRQPRLWTWLLLPGTLWMTGFLVASLLLVATLALGTTDPLGNPRFGLNFANLTALADPAYSTVLLRSLGYALITCLISLAVAYPVAYAIALRGGRFKNLLIAAIVVPFFANYLVRMYGWSVVLSDDGPLLRALRAIGLADGDTKILQTGVGVVAGLVYGFVVFMIIPLYAAMERMDTSLIEAGRDLYGGPLRTFLFVTVPATRQGAAAGCVLVFLPAMGDFVSAQLMGGPDQIMIGNLIQDKFFQGQNWPLGSALTMLLMAVLFLGMLGYLRRTRKDEAEAAR
- a CDS encoding polyamine ABC transporter substrate-binding protein; translation: MSPEALPPTRRSFLRAGTAAALALTTAGCGFATSDDPAGKATAEAPIDVKVDGDLVYFNWADFVDPSVFEGFQKEYGVKVVQSNYDSMEGMAAKLNAGNRYDIIFPTAKWAERLATGGRLRTIDHSRLRGAEAVFGGYDYFADPWYDPRSAHTVPFTMYKTGIGWRRDRLGDLTGSWEDLWNEKAKGKVFVLDDRDEVLGLGALKLGLGLTTGDRADLDRVTDTLRSLRPRLRGFSSDSYNNLLNGNADMTQAWSGDMAAMLAQAEDPSVFGFEVAREGAPVNSDCYAIPANAQHPGTAMLFIDYMLRPENVKKNIEYIGYPMPVRGTEDTYAALVEPFPQCLVTADDLAADLFFRNGDAAGERARDAAWTDVKAG
- a CDS encoding TetR family transcriptional regulator yields the protein MARDSSATKARLLDAAFTEFATYGIAGARVDRIAETAQANKRLIYVYYGNKEQLFDAVLQRALATGSESVAFDVEDLPGYAGAVFDHLVERPELMRLVLWKQLERPGSTDAESSSYEGKIAEVRQAQEAGRIDAGVPAADVLTLVMGLSQAWFGAMGGPAAGAAGTGWAAERLAEHRAAVVEAVRRITTPAPPADGA
- a CDS encoding flavin monoamine oxidase family protein; this translates as MNHDVIVLGAGLAGLAAARDLAAGGADVLVVEARDRVGGRVEQTELPDGRLVQLGGEVVGRAHTAYLGLAAELGLTLVPSYVAEPGALTRATPEGVSDGDIPHWFGPGDDACHEKVTAAFRALAQAVDPADPWSHPDATALDGTSVAAWLRAQGATPAVVRLWEIGQLALADGSYERTSLLAALRKHAAVPGPGAYDYEAWEGLRVAEGSATVALRMASALAGRIRTGAPVEAVTIRRPGPCTVRLAGGEALTAGAVVSALPVGPLRQVAVTGVSDERLASLHRQRQALAAKFVAAYDRPFWRDLGRSGLSECEGVLGSTWPQNDGILSALVPPESLGVLLGTPAPLRTRELLDDMARLYGDAAYRPLATYVRMWGTDPWTQGYVTQWTPGDVMAVGRHHGTHEPPFYVCGSDQWVAGYMEGAVRTGRAAAEEALRRG